One window of Fimbriimonadia bacterium genomic DNA carries:
- the rpsP gene encoding 30S ribosomal protein S16 yields MVRIRLSRIGAKKRPFYRVVVTDSKRARGGRSKEVIGTYDPLTEPATIRIVHERALHWLSVGAQPTDTAKYLLEEAGVWADFMKAKGKEYTPKPKSVPFATPAAGPAPEPEPVVEEVAAEVAPEEPVAEAHAEEPSPETPAEPEAQVAEATSDEPAATVEGDAEQQS; encoded by the coding sequence ATGGTTCGTATTCGATTGAGCAGGATCGGGGCGAAGAAGCGCCCCTTCTATCGGGTCGTGGTTACGGACAGCAAGCGCGCTCGCGGCGGACGCAGCAAGGAAGTCATCGGCACCTATGACCCGCTGACCGAGCCGGCGACGATCCGCATCGTTCATGAAAGAGCGTTGCACTGGCTGTCGGTCGGAGCGCAACCGACGGACACCGCGAAGTATCTGTTGGAGGAAGCCGGTGTCTGGGCGGATTTCATGAAGGCGAAGGGCAAGGAGTACACTCCCAAGCCCAAGAGCGTGCCGTTTGCAACACCTGCCGCCGGACCCGCGCCGGAACCCGAGCCCGTTGTGGAAGAAGTCGCTGCGGAGGTGGCACCTGAGGAACCGGTCGCAGAGGCTCATGCCGAGGAGCCCTCGCCCGAGACCCCCGCGGAGCCGGAAGCGCAAGTTGCCGAAGCAACCAGCGACGAGCCTGCCGCAACGGTAGAGGGCGACGCCGAGCAGCAGTCCTGA
- the ffh gene encoding signal recognition particle protein: MFESLTQKLGGIFGRLRGRGRLTEKDVTDALREVRVALLEADVNYKVVKDFVQAVREKAVGERVWESLQPDQQVVKIVRDHLVELLGGEPVEVNWNPDGPTVFLLCGLQGSGKTTTAAKMARWLQSLGKTVMLAACDLQRPAAVKQLQVLGEQVGAPVFVAEGRADPVLVAKNALAACLEASTARDGGMSALILDTAGRLQIDDDLMAEVAEVKRATCAHETLLVVDGSAGQESVNVAQTFHERLGLDGVILTKMDGDARGGAALSIRAVCGKPIRFVGTGEKTDALEPFYPDRAASRILGMGDVLSLIEKAEQAISQEQAMQLEAKLRTSQLTFEDLLDQLKMVKRLGPLEKLVDLIPGMGQVQGAKEALQGKTMSRVEAIILAMTPEERRNPEILNGSRKRRIAAGSGVRLEDVNALIMQLHDMRRMMKGVMGMRKRMKHLGKVHRS, from the coding sequence ATGTTCGAATCGCTTACCCAGAAGCTAGGTGGCATCTTCGGCCGGTTGCGCGGTCGGGGTCGTCTCACGGAGAAGGACGTAACGGACGCCCTCCGTGAGGTGCGCGTTGCGCTGCTCGAAGCGGACGTCAACTACAAAGTCGTCAAGGACTTCGTGCAGGCCGTCCGCGAGAAGGCGGTGGGGGAGCGGGTGTGGGAATCGCTCCAGCCCGACCAGCAGGTGGTGAAGATCGTTCGCGACCACTTAGTGGAACTGCTTGGTGGTGAGCCAGTCGAGGTCAACTGGAACCCGGATGGGCCTACAGTCTTCCTTCTGTGCGGGCTGCAGGGCTCGGGCAAGACTACGACGGCGGCCAAGATGGCGCGGTGGCTTCAGAGTCTCGGTAAGACGGTGATGCTCGCGGCGTGCGATCTCCAACGTCCCGCCGCTGTGAAGCAGCTTCAGGTTCTGGGAGAGCAGGTTGGGGCGCCGGTGTTCGTGGCCGAGGGCAGAGCGGACCCGGTTCTCGTGGCGAAAAACGCCTTGGCGGCTTGCTTGGAGGCCTCCACCGCACGCGACGGAGGCATGTCCGCGCTGATTCTGGATACCGCCGGGCGACTGCAGATCGACGACGATCTGATGGCCGAGGTCGCGGAGGTGAAGCGGGCGACCTGCGCGCACGAAACGCTGCTGGTGGTGGATGGCAGCGCGGGCCAGGAGTCGGTGAACGTGGCGCAGACGTTCCACGAGCGGTTGGGACTGGACGGCGTGATCCTGACGAAGATGGACGGAGACGCGCGTGGGGGGGCTGCGCTGAGCATCCGGGCCGTGTGCGGCAAGCCTATCCGCTTCGTGGGCACGGGCGAGAAGACGGACGCACTGGAGCCCTTCTACCCGGACCGGGCGGCGAGCCGCATTCTGGGTATGGGTGACGTGTTATCGCTCATCGAGAAGGCGGAGCAGGCCATTTCCCAGGAGCAGGCGATGCAGCTCGAGGCCAAGCTTCGCACGAGTCAGCTCACCTTTGAAGACCTGCTGGACCAGCTAAAGATGGTGAAGAGGCTGGGGCCTTTGGAGAAGCTCGTGGACTTGATCCCGGGCATGGGTCAGGTGCAAGGGGCGAAGGAAGCGCTGCAGGGGAAGACGATGTCGCGGGTGGAAGCGATCATTCTCGCCATGACCCCGGAGGAGCGCCGGAACCCGGAGATACTGAACGGTTCGAGAAAGCGTCGGATCGCTGCGGGAAGCGGCGTGCGGCTGGAAGATGTGAACGCGCTGATCATGCAGTTGCATGACATGCGCCGGATGATGAAGGGTGTCATGGGCATGAGAAAGCGCATGAAGCACCTAGGAAAGGTTCATAGATCGTAG